ACCGATGCCGTCCAATTTATCGAACGGGTGTATGTGCTTTAGGTAACAGTCGTGTTTTGAAATAGCTACCGTCGTTTTTGCTTACGTTTTGCGTACGattattgttttctgttttcttctaATGAATGTGATTTATCGTAAGTACATTGTAGTaagcaaagaataaaaaataaacttttttcaataaaaacaaagccaTGAAACGATGCGTATGTTTTTCAGTTTTTAGCAAACGATCCATGAGAAttatattgttttcattttaacaataaaaaatgagttTATTCCATAGAGAAGCATCCAACggattttgtaaaacaattatttaaaatgagTTTGACGTCCGACGTTTGACGAACGACAGCAAATCAGACGTTTGGCTGACAGTTGCCAACCCATTTTATGTTTGTCATTTATTTCCTTTGATTTTCACTGTAAATGATTATACTCTAGGTGGAGCACATATTATTTcaagtattaaaattaaatgatttgCTGGCGCATCCCTAGAAAAGTAATTTATGATAGTTTTATGTTAACcttttgagaaaattaaacaacaccGCCTACATCACAATCTTGCCGTCAACGAGCGAAACGTCAAAACGCCCCGTATCGTCTGATACAGTGTAGACTGCGGTCTATGTAAATATGCTTTTTGCGTACATAATTTACGATTCTGATTGAAACACTCTAACTCCGAAAAGAATTTTGTTCAAGGTATATTCATCTTcatacataaaataaagagCGACGAAACAAATGGAGTAAATCCTGGTGATGGCTTTTCCTTTTGTGTGCTTTGCATAACTTTGCCAGTTTGTTTATGGAACATTTGTATACACCATCGTCTAAGCTCGGTTGATTGCGGGAGTTCCGGGATGTGATTTTTCTGGCGTGGCGGCGATAAAGACGGAGCGATTTTTTTGTGCGTGGTGACGAAGGTGACGATGGGTGCGTACGTGCAAAAATCTGTCTTACATCGTTGAAAATGATACGCTAAAATGTGTTCAATTCGATAAAAAGGCTAGTGAAGGCTTCGCCCTTCTACGTTGGCAACGTCCAGAGTGGCTTCCCATCGTCACGAAACGTCCGGCGTCGCTGTACGGTGCATCCGATACGATGGCTTGCATTTTcatatggtgttttttttttacgtgaaGTGTTTACTGTACGTGAGGTTTCGGAAGTGATTGTTTCATAAGCGCAGGTCTCAGTTTTATGTGCGTTGATTCAATAGTGAATAATGTTATTTCCTGTTTCCGtcaggaagcaagttccatcGGTCGGTGTCATCGAACTTCCGATGTCCCTATGTGCGAAGCATTTTTCCTCAGCAACCGGTTCGCATCGGTTTCCACCACTCAGGGTGGTTGCCAtgcaaaaatgtgtaaaaagcTTTGCTCGCGCCTGGAGAAAACGTACGGCGTACGGTGTgatgtgcaattttattcacgAGATGAATAgtgtttcaaaaatcaaaccgCAAAAATAGGTTGTGCAAACTTGCAACATCATACAAAGAAGTGCATACTGCAGCAAGCATCCTTGTGGGGTCGTACGAGCGAGAGAGTGACGCTATTAATTGGGTTTTGTGGAGGGGGAAGAATAATTTCACTATATCGTCATTGTCGCATGGAGCGCATTATTGTGTAGTATATGGCTTGCTTCTCAAACATCATtgcgtcgtcatcgtcattcAACGGGGGTTGTTCAGCGATCGTCATACGAAGGAAGAATCGATTGATTTCGCAGTAGAAGCGCGTTTGCGTTGGCTTGCATCAGTATCAGGCAAACAGGAGGATACTGCCGAAGTAGCGCGGGTTCTTCGACGGCATTGAGAAACGTCCATTATTTAACGAAACAAACGTCAAATAAGCAGGGGtaacgcgaaaaaaaaatatcggaGTGTTGTAAAACAGTCCGAAgggttaaatattttcaaaattgttaaaaaccGCCCAACGGGATGAAAAATATACATGTATTATATTAGATTCTAAAAAAAGCATATGTCAGCAAAAAGATCTTCCTAATAAATCTTACAATCTATATTCCAATCATAGGATTTCATGTAAAGTGgatgttaaaatttaaattacattgagCTGCGAACCCTGCAATCATTGCAAGTGCTGGTGTTGAAGTGTTGTAcgggcgaaaaaaaatgtatgcatTGATAGCCAACCGAAAGCATTGTATGTTGTATGCTTTTGTCGCACGTGAAGTGTTCTGTGGTGTGAATAATAATCTACTACAACAGTCCGACAGTGTGCACAATCCATCCTTCTCACCGGTACGCCGGAAGAATATTATTCCATCACAGCATcgtggtgttttttgttgataaacgAGCGAGAAGAAATTGAACGAACGCAACTGCAAAAACCGCGCACTGAACGAAGCAAGTGTCACAACCGTACCACCTTTTGACGAAAACGTCAACATCATCTATCTTTTAACGAAGTTGTGGTTGCGTTCGACTAAAAATGGGCAGTGGGTTCGCGACAGAAGAAAATGGCGTCTGCCAACTTTTTGGAAGAAGCGCTTAAATCAGACGTCGACGAATCCGCGGTGAATGCGATAGTCGGTACGTTAGAAAATCAGTTGGACGCGAACACGAACCAGGTGCAACAAGTTGAAAGTGGAGCTGGTCCGTTACTGACGGTCGGTGGTGTTAAAAATCATACTGCTGGTGCACGCATTGAGGCAGGCGTTGTGTCTAATGGGGGTAcgggcagcagcagtagcagtgcTTCACCACCAGTACAAGCAGTGTCGTCGACTCTCGCAcagcagcaaaagaaacacGGTGGCCTCATTACGAATGGTGAAATAGTGTCGAATAGTAGTGCGAACCATAGTGCTATCATTAACAACAATACGATTACGACCAATAATAACAACCTTGGCAAGACGTTCGTGGTGAACGCGAGTGCGAACAGCTCGATAACGACGGTGATCGGTGGCAAGGGTGTTGGCGGTAACGCCGTTGTCGGTGGTACGTTATCGAACAGCGTTGGccagcatcagcatcatcagcagcagcatcgtaaCGCAATCCCAGCAACGGTGGTTGCCACGGGGGGTACTAACGGCGGAGGCGGCGGAACCGTTAACATCATCAGCCAGCAGATTGTGGTACCTGCGCGTAGTGTTAGCGGTGGCACCGTCGGCCACCATCCACCTCCGCCGTTCAACGTTCCACCACAGCACAGCTACAGCTCGGCAGCATCGGGcaacagcagcggcaacagcatcGTTCTCAGCAATAACCATCTCGTAACGTCGTCGAATATGCCAAAGAATGAACCAGTGAAATTGGTTTATCCTGCAGCCGGCGGTACACAGACGGCGGTCCTCAACATGAATAACAACCGCGTCACGCTGACCCCGTCCTCGCTGCCGAACGGGACACTTACGATGTCCCAGCAGCCGCAGCTGATACAAACGAACGTGGTGGCGACCGGTGGCGGGACCAAAACTATCACTGGCACCAcaatccagcagcagcaggtcgCGGGTCAGCCGGGCCAACAGCAGCCGGGTGCCGCACCGCAGACGATCATCATCAAGAACTCGTCCGGTGGTGGCACGGTCATGAATACCGGCACGCCCGGCATCGTGACGGTTTCGAAACCGATCAACAATCAGGTAGATTATAACGCGCTGGCATGCTCTTAGTTAGCTTCGTTCTTACCAATGAATCGGTTGTTTTCGGCGTCGAAAGTCTTTCCCCGTAACACTGTTGCAATAATATTTTGTACTACTGTTGCTCTactaacatacacacattaaaataaacgttGTTCTACTATTTTGTCTAACCCTCTAATATATAAAATGTATACCACGACCCATTAGTgggatatttgtttgtttgtttgtttgttgactCATTAGTGTTCTGATCAGGCTGATCAATTATTTCGCTTCAAACCGGCATTTTCCCGTTGGAACATCCAACGTGGAAAACGGTGTGGAAGCTGTGTAGGAGAGAGCCTTTCAGCCTGTCAGCTATCGGTTTGCTCCAGTTCCAGGAAAAACAATGAGAGCAAATCACAGGCAGCAGCAGACCGGTTGGTCGGAAAAGTGACAGGTTAAGGATGTAAACATTACTACCACAATGGTAATGGCACACTACTACCACATTGGCAGGTTTCGTACCATACAATGATCACATTCGGGTTCAATCTAAAGAGGACATAATATGTGCCAGCTACAGCATTATTTGGGTGTGCGTGCGTGATACTATCTGGAGAAAGGAAGCAAACACGCCATGAGAAGAGTTTCAGCGATgcgagagcaaacaaaaaggaagaatggGTGATAAGAAATCCGTACacaaatatactttttttctttaattttgtcCTTTGATAAAATGGGATATCGAACGATGATGTGCAGCATAATTCTGACgtggcatattttttttaataaattaaatttgtactAAATTTTTAAACGTCAAATTTTAGACTTTTTTGTGGTCACCAGCTAAAACAACTCTTCTGCACTGCTGGTTGTTAGGTGGTTTCATATTCTACGGTTGCTACGGTCAGACGTGCTCTGATTTTCTGTTCGTGCTATAGTAGGCTTTGACGCGATTTAAGCCGCGAACTTTCACTCCAGTCAGCGAAATTGGAAACCACACACCTGTACGGTGTATTCCCTTTGAAGCAAGTGTTTCGAATTATGTGTTACCAGTTATTGGAAGTTTAATCAGTGCTTCAGTGCGTTTAAAAAGGTAtggaatggttggaaaatattaaattatgtttgaaaACGATCTGGTATCGGTCGAATCCTGTGTTTGCGCGGATTTGCTTTTCCGGTTTGTTCTTCGGTCCCTTACGATGACGGTGGATGTGAAATAATCAAACTGAAAAGTCATCGACGGCAAGGAAATCCCGCGTTTTTCACGCACCACTCACACATAGCTAGGACCGTGTGCCCCGTCACACCACTATACATATCGCGCGTGACGTTTGCGTGCGTTTTATGCTCGAGCGCGCGCGTTCGTATTTCGAGCGCTCTCCCGTTCGCCGACGTAATCCACGCGCTCTCAGCGTATGGTGTGGTCAGGGCTTCTGCCCACTGCTCCACAGTAGTACAGCATCGTACGTCACAGGCGCTACTATATTGAAGTGAGATGAAGAagaacacacataaaaaaatcccGCCCTATCAAATACGATCTTTGACGGACCGGATTTTGGAGTGCCGGTATTTTCGCTCCTCAGCACCACCACGATTGATTGGTATGGTTGTGTTGGTAGTGGGCAGTGATGCCTACCATCGGCCACTGGGGTGGTAGAATCCCAGCTGATTCAAGAACATGTGTCATACTACGTAGCGGCTTTCAGAGTTTGATAGACAAATCAAGCGCCTGCCGAGATATATGCACATATATTAAtccttttgcttatttttgttttattctctaCACACATCATGCGTAGACGCAGCATACTCTGGCGGGAGCGGGTGATCGGTTAAGATTCGCCAATGGCAATGTCATTGACCTTCATTCTTGATGGCTAATGGTTGCGTGTTCGTATGTTGTGGAGCTGGTTTTTCGTTCTCTTCCTAAAACGAAGGGCTTTCCttataaaaaccaaaaccttTGTTATTGTCCGCAACATTACATCATTTCTTTATAAATGATCTCTATAAAATTGTATCTTCAAATATGctgtttttgtaaaataaacaagtaaagtaaaagtatGTAAACAAATCACAAAAGTAGAAAagtatacaaacaaaacaaatctaaaATATCAAAAGTGTACAGAATATATACAAAGTGATGCTGAAGTATGATAATATTGATATTCCATCAATAAAGgacaataaagcaaaaacgaaaagagaTAACTAGattaaacaaatttacttTCAACAGAGAGATTTACAACTCTGAGTATGATGCAACGAATTGTAATCATGggtgaaaaaaaggatcaaaatattagtatttttgaaacattcttCGTAGAAAAGTTTTAGTTGAAATCGTTCCACAACAATTTGCACATTGAAGTGGAATCGACAAAAGCTACGATTTTAGTGGTTTTGCAAGACTTTTGGTCCAACTAAGGAATCAGTTAAATCtggaaaatgctttaaaaaaattataacattaTAAGTAGAGAAAtcgaagccgtaataattaattataaataaataaataaatataagtaGAGAAATCACAATCCAGTTACATGGTAAACATATTTCTAATAAACCATAAAAAGGCAGACACGAAGAACAACTTTACGAgtagtaaaacaacaaacttacAAATTAACCATATCAGTTTAACCAAAAATTGCGACGTTTGTGCTGCTGCCTACAAGCCAAAGTTGTCCTAACATTCGCTCGAGCCGTCCAACTCCGGCAGTCAgtataaaaaacataatttcaatCATCATATCTGAACCTAGTAGTCGTCTTCGTCTTCCATCGTGTAATGCGATCGTTCAGTTAGAGGTTGAAACATATAATAATACTAATGCTCAAAATACTAATACAACTTTCGTATCAAACTTCACAATTCCGTAGGCAACACCAAACATAGTCGGTTTACCCGGTGTACAAATTGTAAATGTTAGGCCTGGCGCACAACCCACACAAGCACAGCAGAAAACTGTTGCCGCTGTATCACCTAGAGTTGTTATTGGTAGTCAGCCAATAGTTAGTACTAGACCACCAAACGCAAGCGCTGTAAGaatcaaacaatttattcACCCTTCTTAACAATTatctttatttttagtttagtttcgaTAAGTTCATCACACGTTGCCGTATAAATGCTTTATTAGGGCCGCCGcacctttgcttttttttgcaggagCATATTATCATATTAAGCTTATCTGATTGTTATGTGTTACAAACGTGATGATTTTCGCAATTAAttcgaatattttttatttctcatttgTCGCTTGTATTGTTGGTACACTCTGCTTTCTTATGTTTGTTGtcttttatgttgtttattgtgcgttttgcttcgtttttgtaTTGGTGCAATATTTTGGGTGAAGAAtaaattcttttctttatttagaaataaattatcttaAAAAGTAatctaaagaaaatattatcaaagATACCATCATGTTAATTTTATGTCATTCCGTTCATTTGGGaagctttcgtttgtttcttgtaCATAAATTAATGACACAAAAATATCTTCTATTTGAGTTTTGCactgtttttaaattataactaAAGTAAGTAGTATATTTATTCGTTCTGCGACGACatataattttaatgtattttgttttgttgatttgtttcgtGACGTTTCACATCTGTGTGGGGGTGTTAGAGTTAAAGAacataatatatatatatatatactaataatttttcttattctcATTTCCTATGTATCCTCATCCCGGCGGTAACATCGATCGACCTACTACAATATGGAAAACTGAATATGGAATTATGGAATTATCTGGATTATATCCGTACCAATCGGAATTTgaattaaaacacacacaacaaatggCGAAAAATAGATCACATTAAGTGCCCTTCAAGGACAGCAAGGTTCAACGCTGCTGCTGAAAAACGAGCAGGGCCAGTTTCAGCTGCTCCGGATCGGTCCGGCCCCAGCCGGCACCCAAATAACACCCGCCAGTCTTACTGGATCGTCCGCCAACCCAACGATACGGTTGCAAACTGTACCAGCTGTAAGTAGGTTTACCGGTCCTCCATTAGCCCTCCGAAAGACCATTGTCACCAGTGCGCAACAGGtgaaacagaagcaaaatgtAATTACCAAATCCAAACCGAATTTGCTTGTTGATCTCACACAACTAcgttttaaaacaacaaaaaaaactagtttgttttggttgattgtgtacttttttttttgtttctcccgtATGTATgaaacttttattattttaatgatcCTCCTCAATATGATTATTTTTGAGGGAGTGTTTAATTGTTCCGGAACATGGCTATACAAATGCAACATGTTCTAAAAGTTTCAAGCTCATGATAATgattgtttctctttcttatACATTTCTTGTGTTGACTGTTTTAGCAAGAATGATCTTTCAGTATTTGATTTCTTAATAATACTATAAGGCGCatgttcaaacaatttttcaagaagtgtttttatgtttgttgttggAAGAAGATCCTGAAGCTAACGAAAAGGTGTGAGCTACGAAGAAATTGGTAAGATCTCTAGTGACAATGAAATTGGTATTTAAATTGAATCTCCATATGGAGTGAGGTAGCTCGCtcctcgtaaaaaaaaacttcaaatcgATCATGCTTTGAATCTTTTCTGTTTGATATATAAATATTCGCATGAGTTTTATTCTTGCTTTTGGACACGttccgaaaaagaaaattccatTCCGTTTGCGGTGGCTACAAATGGGtacaaatcataaaaaaatcgctttttacaaataattttgttCATTAAATTTGGTGCTGaacgtaatttattttttatctttcactcttttttccgttcgtttgtttggtttactTATGGCGATTATACTACATACAACCCTGTGCTTTTTCTTACGTTTCGCAATGCAATCTCTATTGGCAAATCGTGTTTCGCAGATTGAGTGTAAAAACTGAATGTTATGATTTGTTGATCTAAGTTTTCCCCCTGGCAGCCCGAATGACGGGTCCAGTAAACCGGTAGTGTACGTTTTCTGTTCCCCTAATCGTCCCTCCCATTGACTGCATCTAGATTCAGCCTATTGCTAGCTCagtgtttcaatttcaaagCAACACGATTGCAACGGCTATGTGTCCTGAATGTAGCATCCCAATTTTAAAGGTGCCCATCTAActtgttcgattgttttctcCGTTTTGCAGACACATTCATCCGGGTCAGGTGCAATAATAGTGAGCTCACAGTCGATAACGACAGCACCGACCAGCTACATCTCCACCCAACCGACGCCGGTTGCATCGGTAGCACCGGTACCGGCCCTTGCCGCTCAGCAAAATATCACGATCACTCACTCCCCGTCGCAGGTGGGAGGGCAACCGACGGTGCTAGCGgcacagcagcaccagcagcagacGACGACGGTCGTCGCGACACCTCATTCCGTAGGCCAACAGCAGTCGCAACAGCAGACGGTTGTTGTTACCACCACACCGGGTACGACACCGGCGCAGCAGCGAAACTCCTTAGATAATACCAAAGAAAAGTGTAGCAAATTTTTGACGAACCTAATCGAACTCTCGAAGCGGGAACCGGCCAAGGTGGAGCAGAATGTGCGAACGCTGATACAGGAGTTGGTGGATGCGAACGTCGATCCGGCGGAGTTTTGCGAAAGGCTCGAGCGCCTACTGAACGCTAGTCCGCAACCGTGTTTGATTGGCTTTCTGAAGGTAATGAGATGCGCCGAGATGCGAAACAAATCATGTTGACTTACTAAATCGCTTCAtatacgtgttttttttttaatttaaaatcaacaGAAAAGTTTACCACTGCTACGGCAATCGCTAGTGACTAAAGAAATAACGATCGAAGGTATCAACCCACCCTCGACCGCTGTAGCCTTTGGTACTACCGCCTTATCCCAAATTCCTGTAAGTATTTCATACCGATCAGTGGATCACAACGGGCGATGAAGCGCACACCCGTTAACGCACTGTTGTTCACTTTTAGGCCCAAATACGTCCGGTCGCACCGACGATCGTGTCGCAGAACAGTATGGTCGGACAGACACAAATCCGTATGCTAACCTCTCAATCCGGCATGACGACAG
The DNA window shown above is from Anopheles funestus chromosome 3RL, idAnoFuneDA-416_04, whole genome shotgun sequence and carries:
- the LOC125768562 gene encoding transcription initiation factor TFIID subunit 4-like isoform X1; amino-acid sequence: MASANFLEEALKSDVDESAVNAIVGTLENQLDANTNQVQQVESGAGPLLTVGGVKNHTAGARIEAGVVSNGGTGSSSSSASPPVQAVSSTLAQQQKKHGGLITNGEIVSNSSANHSAIINNNTITTNNNNLGKTFVVNASANSSITTVIGGKGVGGNAVVGGTLSNSVGQHQHHQQQHRNAIPATVVATGGTNGGGGGTVNIISQQIVVPARSVSGGTVGHHPPPPFNVPPQHSYSSAASGNSSGNSIVLSNNHLVTSSNMPKNEPVKLVYPAAGGTQTAVLNMNNNRVTLTPSSLPNGTLTMSQQPQLIQTNVVATGGGTKTITGTTIQQQQVAGQPGQQQPGAAPQTIIIKNSSGGGTVMNTGTPGIVTVSKPINNQATPNIVGLPGVQIVNVRPGAQPTQAQQKTVAAVSPRVVIGSQPIVSTRPPNASAITLSALQGQQGSTLLLKNEQGQFQLLRIGPAPAGTQITPASLTGSSANPTIRLQTVPAVSRFTGPPLALRKTIVTSAQQVKQKQNTHSSGSGAIIVSSQSITTAPTSYISTQPTPVASVAPVPALAAQQNITITHSPSQVGGQPTVLAAQQHQQQTTTVVATPHSVGQQQSQQQTVVVTTTPGTTPAQQRNSLDNTKEKCSKFLTNLIELSKREPAKVEQNVRTLIQELVDANVDPAEFCERLERLLNASPQPCLIGFLKKSLPLLRQSLVTKEITIEGINPPSTAVAFGTTALSQIPAQIRPVAPTIVSQNSMVGQTQIRMLTSQSGMTTVPRIGQTTIRPAAPVRIQTPLQQHQTGSTTTTIVGPRSITAQQIRPNATTIGHTTIVQTAGGQQLPQTISTTPPALLPIRAPSGTSITRTGATLQIRTTTPVSRTVTSVGGTTVTTGGIGKQILQTQVNQIRGQTPVASVAAVAAAAAAAASGSTATQVKQVTAITGGGNVVVSLNQVPPPMQPVSGNASVIGSTAGSLAVSLVPTMPALTLTSSAVSAGLGAGVASSAATAVPGGIAATVVVNSSSTVPVPTGAASLGTAATGVGSNSSSGIVAGATVTSVSTNKTVTAKSQNLSGASKKKASSSSAASGTDPESAASKRAGASAQSQFYHHHASMYGDDDINDVAAMGGVNLAEETQRILGSTEFVGTQIRSCKDEVFLHLPALQSRIRNIIARHGLEEPSNEVAVLISHACQERLKNVVEKLAIIAEHRIDIIKLDPRYEVTKDVRGQIKFLEELDKAEQKRHEEQEREMLMRAAKSRSKTEDPEQAKLKAKAKEMQRAEMEELRQRDANMTALQAIGPRKKPKLEEGVTASATPGVSGIGTLSGKTPTPLRPRIKRVNLRDMLFYLEQERDTGKSQMLYKAYLK
- the LOC125768562 gene encoding transcription initiation factor TFIID subunit 4-like isoform X2, producing MASANFLEEALKSDVDESAVNAIVGTLENQLDANTNQVQQVESGAGPLLTVGGVKNHTAGARIEAGVVSNGGTGSSSSSASPPVQAVSSTLAQQQKKHGGLITNGEIVSNSSANHSAIINNNTITTNNNNLGKTFVVNASANSSITTVIGGKGVGGNAVVGGTLSNSVGQHQHHQQQHRNAIPATVVATGGTNGGGGGTVNIISQQIVVPARSVSGGTVGHHPPPPFNVPPQHSYSSAASGNSSGNSIVLSNNHLVTSSNMPKNEPVKLVYPAAGGTQTAVLNMNNNRVTLTPSSLPNGTLTMSQQPQLIQTNVVATGGGTKTITGTTIQQQQVAGQPGQQQPGAAPQTIIIKNSSGGGTVMNTGTPGIVTVSKPINNQATPNIVGLPGVQIVNVRPGAQPTQAQQKTVAAVSPRVVIGSQPIVSTRPPNASAITLSALQGQQGSTLLLKNEQGQFQLLRIGPAPAGTQITPASLTGSSANPTIRLQTVPATHSSGSGAIIVSSQSITTAPTSYISTQPTPVASVAPVPALAAQQNITITHSPSQVGGQPTVLAAQQHQQQTTTVVATPHSVGQQQSQQQTVVVTTTPGTTPAQQRNSLDNTKEKCSKFLTNLIELSKREPAKVEQNVRTLIQELVDANVDPAEFCERLERLLNASPQPCLIGFLKKSLPLLRQSLVTKEITIEGINPPSTAVAFGTTALSQIPAQIRPVAPTIVSQNSMVGQTQIRMLTSQSGMTTVPRIGQTTIRPAAPVRIQTPLQQHQTGSTTTTIVGPRSITAQQIRPNATTIGHTTIVQTAGGQQLPQTISTTPPALLPIRAPSGTSITRTGATLQIRTTTPVSRTVTSVGGTTVTTGGIGKQILQTQVNQIRGQTPVASVAAVAAAAAAAASGSTATQVKQVTAITGGGNVVVSLNQVPPPMQPVSGNASVIGSTAGSLAVSLVPTMPALTLTSSAVSAGLGAGVASSAATAVPGGIAATVVVNSSSTVPVPTGAASLGTAATGVGSNSSSGIVAGATVTSVSTNKTVTAKSQNLSGASKKKASSSSAASGTDPESAASKRAGASAQSQFYHHHASMYGDDDINDVAAMGGVNLAEETQRILGSTEFVGTQIRSCKDEVFLHLPALQSRIRNIIARHGLEEPSNEVAVLISHACQERLKNVVEKLAIIAEHRIDIIKLDPRYEVTKDVRGQIKFLEELDKAEQKRHEEQEREMLMRAAKSRSKTEDPEQAKLKAKAKEMQRAEMEELRQRDANMTALQAIGPRKKPKLEEGVTASATPGVSGIGTLSGKTPTPLRPRIKRVNLRDMLFYLEQERDTGKSQMLYKAYLK
- the LOC125768562 gene encoding transcription initiation factor TFIID subunit 4-like isoform X3, which codes for MASANFLEEALKSDVDESAVNAIVGTLENQLDANTNQVQQVESGAGPLLTVGGVKNHTAGARIEAGVVSNGGTGSSSSSASPPVQAVSSTLAQQQKKHGGLITNGEIVSNSSANHSAIINNNTITTNNNNLGKTFVVNASANSSITTVIGGKGVGGNAVVGGTLSNSVGQHQHHQQQHRNAIPATVVATGGTNGGGGGTVNIISQQIVVPARSVSGGTVGHHPPPPFNVPPQHSYSSAASGNSSGNSIVLSNNHLVTSSNMPKNEPVKLVYPAAGGTQTAVLNMNNNRVTLTPSSLPNGTLTMSQQPQLIQTNVVATGGGTKTITGTTIQQQQVAGQPGQQQPGAAPQTIIIKNSSGGGTVMNTGTPGIVTVSKPINNQITLSALQGQQGSTLLLKNEQGQFQLLRIGPAPAGTQITPASLTGSSANPTIRLQTVPAVSRFTGPPLALRKTIVTSAQQVKQKQNTHSSGSGAIIVSSQSITTAPTSYISTQPTPVASVAPVPALAAQQNITITHSPSQVGGQPTVLAAQQHQQQTTTVVATPHSVGQQQSQQQTVVVTTTPGTTPAQQRNSLDNTKEKCSKFLTNLIELSKREPAKVEQNVRTLIQELVDANVDPAEFCERLERLLNASPQPCLIGFLKKSLPLLRQSLVTKEITIEGINPPSTAVAFGTTALSQIPAQIRPVAPTIVSQNSMVGQTQIRMLTSQSGMTTVPRIGQTTIRPAAPVRIQTPLQQHQTGSTTTTIVGPRSITAQQIRPNATTIGHTTIVQTAGGQQLPQTISTTPPALLPIRAPSGTSITRTGATLQIRTTTPVSRTVTSVGGTTVTTGGIGKQILQTQVNQIRGQTPVASVAAVAAAAAAAASGSTATQVKQVTAITGGGNVVVSLNQVPPPMQPVSGNASVIGSTAGSLAVSLVPTMPALTLTSSAVSAGLGAGVASSAATAVPGGIAATVVVNSSSTVPVPTGAASLGTAATGVGSNSSSGIVAGATVTSVSTNKTVTAKSQNLSGASKKKASSSSAASGTDPESAASKRAGASAQSQFYHHHASMYGDDDINDVAAMGGVNLAEETQRILGSTEFVGTQIRSCKDEVFLHLPALQSRIRNIIARHGLEEPSNEVAVLISHACQERLKNVVEKLAIIAEHRIDIIKLDPRYEVTKDVRGQIKFLEELDKAEQKRHEEQEREMLMRAAKSRSKTEDPEQAKLKAKAKEMQRAEMEELRQRDANMTALQAIGPRKKPKLEEGVTASATPGVSGIGTLSGKTPTPLRPRIKRVNLRDMLFYLEQERDTGKSQMLYKAYLK
- the LOC125768562 gene encoding transcription initiation factor TFIID subunit 4-like isoform X4; this translates as MASANFLEEALKSDVDESAVNAIVGTLENQLDANTNQVQQVESGAGPLLTVGGVKNHTAGARIEAGVVSNGGTGSSSSSASPPVQAVSSTLAQQQKKHGGLITNGEIVSNSSANHSAIINNNTITTNNNNLGKTFVVNASANSSITTVIGGKGVGGNAVVGGTLSNSVGQHQHHQQQHRNAIPATVVATGGTNGGGGGTVNIISQQIVVPARSVSGGTVGHHPPPPFNVPPQHSYSSAASGNSSGNSIVLSNNHLVTSSNMPKNEPVKLVYPAAGGTQTAVLNMNNNRVTLTPSSLPNGTLTMSQQPQLIQTNVVATGGGTKTITGTTIQQQQVAGQPGQQQPGAAPQTIIIKNSSGGGTVMNTGTPGIVTVSKPINNQATPNIVGLPGVQIVNVRPGAQPTQAQQKTVAAVSPRVVIGSQPIVSTRPPNASAITLSALQGQQGSTLLLKNEQGQFQLLRIGPAPAGTQITPASLTGSSANPTIRLQTVPAVSRFTGPPLALRKTIVTSAQQVKQKQNTHSSGSGAIIVSSQSITTAPTSYISTQPTPVASVAPVPALAAQQNITITHSPSQVGGQPTVLAAQQHQQQTTTVVATPHSVGQQQSQQQTVVVTTTPGTTPAQQRNSLDNTKEKCSKFLTNLIELSKREPAKVEQNVRTLIQELVDANVDPAEFCERLERLLNASPQPCLIGFLKKSLPLLRQSLVTKEITIEGINPPSTAVAFGTTALSQIPAQIRPVAPTIVSQNSMVGQTQIRMLTSQSGMTTVPRIGQTTIRPAAPVRIQTPLQQHQTGSTTTTIVGPRSITAQQIRPNATTIGHTTIVQTAGGQQLPQTISTTPPALLPVSGSATYISSAQQNLSGASKKKASSSSAASGTDPESAASKRAGASAQSQFYHHHASMYGDDDINDVAAMGGVNLAEETQRILGSTEFVGTQIRSCKDEVFLHLPALQSRIRNIIARHGLEEPSNEVAVLISHACQERLKNVVEKLAIIAEHRIDIIKLDPRYEVTKDVRGQIKFLEELDKAEQKRHEEQEREMLMRAAKSRSKTEDPEQAKLKAKAKEMQRAEMEELRQRDANMTALQAIGPRKKPKLEEGVTASATPGVSGIGTLSGKTPTPLRPRIKRVNLRDMLFYLEQERDTGKSQMLYKAYLK